Proteins from one Cryptomeria japonica chromosome 4, Sugi_1.0, whole genome shotgun sequence genomic window:
- the LOC131027496 gene encoding transcription factor bHLH67, translating to METYDFSGNIGVCRAIESFLEADFGHEASEIIMIDDAQFEIPISDVMTDGFYQEPQISSENRSPEPQHSAFSAYIKPQSNAAADSSASRENLQKKCFRFLRKVDEDRKVEIERSRKLAPAVAQNNKKESKEKKKDQAKSAFYHMIAERNRRVKLNEHFQNIYSLLPRNCKKDKHSILANATDYLKELKLRVSELEQQSESVDESIPRNFSNSEEGSPGFESHGNPFNSDNLLLYRSDDVILEQCHDIPCQVKIIINVQMKMVSCSASLLLSVIDLLRASQLEILSISHKHGFRFQATFLVFPKGEDWDISHWQTFGSLVSRAVN from the exons ATGGAGACATACGATTTCAGTGGAAATATCGGTGTCTGCAGGGCAATTGAATCCTTTTTAGAGGCTGATTTCGGCCATGAAGCTTCTGAAATCATTATGATAGACGATGCACAATTTGAGATTCCTATTTCTGATGTCATGACAGACGGATTTTATCAAGAGCCACAAATTTCCTCGGAAAATAGGAGTCCGGAGCCGCAGCATAGTGCCTTCAGCGCGTATATAAAACCTCAATCAAATGCCGCTGCGGATTCTTCCGCATCTCGTGAGAATCTGCAGAAAAAATGTTTCAGATTTCTGAGAAAAGTAGATGAAGATAGAAAGGTAGAGATCGAGAGATCTCGAAAATTGGCTCCTGCTGTTGCTCAAAATAATAAGAAAGAGtcaaaggagaaaaagaaggatcaAGCTAAATCGGCATTTTACCACATGATTGCAGAGCGCAATAGGAGAGTCAAATTGAACGAGCATTTCCAGAATATTTACTCTCTTCTTCCAAGAAATTGTAAG AAAGATAAGCATTCAATATTGGCAAATGCCACAGACTATTTGAAAGAATTAAAGCTTCGCGTTAGTGAGCTTGAACAACAGAGTGAAAGCGTGGACGAATCGATTCCGAGGAATTTCTCAAATAGTGAAGAAGGAAGTCCCGGGTTCGAGTCTCACGGCAATCCTTTCAATTCAGACAACCTATTACTTTATCGCAGTGACGATGTGATTTTGGAGCAATGCCATGACATCCCCTGCCaagttaaaattataattaatgtgCAGATGAAAATGGTTTCTTGCTCAGCAAGTCTACTTCTCAGTGTAATAGATCTGTTGAGAGCATCGCAGTTGGAGATCCTTTCAATTTCACATAAACATGGATTTAGATTTCAGGCTACTTTTCTCGTATTCCCAAAG GGTGAGGACTGGGATATTTCGCACTGGCAAACTTTCGGGAGTTTAGTCAGCCGGGCTGTCAACTGA